The following proteins are encoded in a genomic region of Xenopus laevis strain J_2021 chromosome 3L, Xenopus_laevis_v10.1, whole genome shotgun sequence:
- the LOC121401683 gene encoding uncharacterized protein LOC121401683 — MEPGMTGKASHPKGKSLPATDVRKDKSPEKTISAEKQQEPGSSVSQENQWESLASVIKQAVIQGFQEVSGTKKRPRHQHGRQGESFSDVSEGDLSFDSDVLSQAGSEEGEIDSEEESTFDLAVIDPLIRAVRQTLTFPTEMTKLSSADKLFPSSKKKSACFPVHSSIKEIIASEWKKTEKRAQTTGKFNKKYPFDEQDSKTWDSPPKVDAAVVRLAKKTTLPVDDAAVFREPMEKKIEFNLRKAFGSAGAACKPAVALTSVSRALEGVVVRTWRSDIF, encoded by the exons ATGGAACCTGGTATGACGGGGAAAGCCTCTCACCCTAAAGGGAAAAG CCTTCCTGCCACAGATGTAAGAAAAGACAAGTCTCCAGAGAAAACgatttctgcagagaaacaacaGGAACCTGGGTCCTCTGTTTCACAAGAAAATCAATGGGAATCCTTAGCCTCGGTGATAAAACAGGCAGTTATTCAGGGATTCCAGGAGGTGTCAGGCACTAAGAAAAGACCAAGACACCAGCATGGAAGACAGGGGGAGTCTTTTTCAGATGTATCTGAGGGAGATCTGTCATTTGACTCGGACGTCCTCTCTCAGGCAGGATCAGAGGAGGGCGAGATTGATTCGGAAGAGGAATCAACATTTGATTTAGCGGTGATTGACCCGTTAATAAGAGCAGTCAGACAGACTCTAACTTTTCCAACAGAAATGACAAAGTTGTCATCAGCGGATAAACTCTTTCCATCATCAAAAAAGAAATCCGCATGCTTTCCTGTACATTCGTCTATCAAGGAGATAATTGCGTCAGAATGGAAGAAGACTGAGAAAAGGGCTCAGACAACAGGGAAATTCAACAAGAAGTATCCTTTTGACGAACAGGATTCAAAAACCTGGGATTCACCACCTAAAGTGGATGCGGCTGTGGTGAGGCTGGCTAAGAAGACAACACTTCCAGTAGATGATGCGGCAGTCTTCAGGGAGCCAATGGAGAAGAAGATAGAGTTCAATCTAAGGAAAGCTTTTGGGTCCGCAGGGGCAGCCTGTAAACCAGCTGTTGCTCTGACTTCAGTGTCTAGAGCTTTGGAAGGTGTGGTTGTCAGAACTTGGAGAAGCGATATCTTCTAA
- the cldn7.L gene encoding claudin 7 L homeolog, producing MANSGLQLLGFVLAMLGWIALIAATIMPQWKMSSYAGDQIITAVAIYQGLWMSCATQSTGQIQCKVYDSILQLDASLQATRALMVVSIILGIFGIAVSTMGMKCTTCGGDDKVKKSRIAMTGGFVFLLGGLAALIACSWYGNQIIRDFYNPLLPINTKYEFGAGVFLGWAGSFLVLIGGGLLSCSCSRKNNYQKGYPKSGAKSKVPSSGRDYV from the exons ATGGCCAACTCCGGGCTGCAGCTCCTCGGCTTCGTGCTGGCGATGTTGGGTTGGATCGCACTGATCGCAGCGACTATTATGCCCCAGTGGAAGATGTCCTCGTACGCCGGGGACCAGATCATCACCGCCGTGGCCATTTATCAGGGACTGTGGATGAGTTGCGCCACTCAGAGCACCGGGCAAATCCAGTGCAAAGTCTATGACTCCATATTACAGCTGGACG CATCTCTGCAGGCCACCCGGGCCCTCATGGTGGTCTCCATCATCCTGGGCATATTTGGAATTGCCGTATCTACCATGGGCATGAAATGCACAACCTGTGGGGGAGATGATAAGGTGAAAAAGTCTCGCATTGCAATGACTGGTGGATTTGTCTTTCTCCTTGGGG GTCTTGCAGCTCTCATTGCCTGCTCCTGGTATGGCAATCAGATTATTCGGGATTTCTACAACCCTCTTCTGCCAATCAATACCAA GTATGAGTTTGGTGCTGGTGTGTTCCTTGGCTGGGCCGGTTCCTTCCTGGTTCTTATAGGAGGAGGCCTGTTGTCGTGCTCATGTTCCCGCAAGAATAACTACCAGAAGGGGTACCCCAAGTCTGGAGCGAAGTCTAAAGTTCCATCTTCTGGAAGGGACTATGTCTGA